A DNA window from Drosophila virilis strain 15010-1051.87 chromosome 4, Dvir_AGI_RSII-ME, whole genome shotgun sequence contains the following coding sequences:
- the Usp14 gene encoding ubiquitin carboxyl-terminal hydrolase 14, with the protein MPSFKVKVKWGRELYPDIDVNTDEEPILFKAQLFALTGVQPERQKIMCKGGILKDDEWNLQLKDGAVVLLLGSKDKVPEVPQTPIKFIEDMNDAEAATAMRLPAGLTNLGNTCYMNATVQCLRAVPELRKALEKFQPDGSDASSYAFTISSAMKIVFAQMEKGTTITPIVLLQALHRASPQFAQTGENGTYRQQDANECWSEILKMLQQKLKPINQESVEVNEKKKHNSFIEQFFGGTFEVQMTADEAPDEPATVSTENFLQLSCFISMEVKYMQSGLKSKMKEQLVKNSATLGRDAHYTRTYLVSRLPAYLTVQFVRFQYKGKEGINAKVLKDIKFPIDFDAFELCTPDLQNKLCPMRSKFKDHEDKKVNVVSQINKTAKSPDVDEENDENKYEQFWFDDDLGSNNSGYYTLKAVLTHKGRSSSSGHYVAWVRSNADVWYKFDDDDVTSVTTDEILRLSGGGDWHCAYVLLYGPKRLEKC; encoded by the exons ATGCCGTCTTTTAAAG TGAAAGTCAAATGGGGCCGTGAGCTGTATCCAGATATTGATGTCAATACTGATGAAGAGCCCATACTATTTAAAGCTCAACTTTTTGCGCTGACGGGGGTTCAACCGGAACGTCAAAAAATAATGTGCAAAGGTGGAATACTTAAGGATGATGAATggaatttgcaattaaaagat GGAGCTGTAGTCCTGTTATTGGGTTCGAAGGACAAAGTTCCAGAAGTTCCCCAAACaccaattaaatttattgaagaTATGAACGACGCTGAAGCGGCGACTGCG ATGCGTCTTCCGGCCGGTTTGACCAACCTCGGAAATACATGTTATATGAATGCGACTGTTCAATGTTTAAGAGCGGTGCCTGAACTACGCAAGGCCTTGGAAAAATTTCAACCCGATGGCTCTGACGCCAGTTCATATGCTTTTACTATTTCATCGGCTATGAAAATAGTGTTTGCCCAAATGGAGAAGGGCACAACAATTACGCCAATTGTTCTATTGCAAGCCTTACACCGAGCGTCGCCGCAATTTGCCCAGACTGGTGAAAATGGAACCTATAGGCAGCAAGATGCTAATGAATGTTGGTCGGAGATACTGAAAATGTTGCAGCAAAAACTTAAACCCATAAACCAAGAGTCTGTTGAAGttaatgaaaaaaagaaacataa CTCATTTATTGAGCAATTTTTTGGAGGAACTTTTGAAGTCCAAATGACTGCAGATGAGGCCCCTGATGAGCCTGCGACAGTTTCCACAGAAAATTTTTTGCAGCTCAGTTGCTTTATTTCTATGGAAGTGAAGTATATGCAAAGCGGCCTAAAATCG AAAATGAAAGAGCAATTGGTTAAGAATTCGGCCACGCTAGGTCGGGACGCACATTACACAAGAACT TATTTGGTGAGTCGGCTTCCAGCATATCTTACTGTTCAGTTTGTCAGATTTCAATATAAAGGAAAGGAAGGCATAAATGCTAAGGTCTTGAAAGACATTAAATTTCCAATTGACTTTGATGCCTTTGAGTTGTGCACACCTGATTTGCAAAATAAGTTGTGCCCGATGCGATCCAAATTTAAAGACCATGAAGACAAAAAAGTGAATGTCGTGTCGCAGATAAATAAAACCGCAAAATCGCCGGATGTCGACGAAGAAAACgatgaaaacaaatatgaacaATTCTGGTTTGACGACGATTTGGGCAGCAACAACTCTGGCTATTATACACTAAAAGCAGTCTTAACTCATAAAGGTCGCTCAAGTTCATCTGGCCATTATGTGGCCTGGGTACGTTCAAATGCCGATGTTTGGTATAAGTTCGACGATGACGATGTAACATCTGTTACCACCGATGAAATTTTACGACTTTCCGGCGGTGGTGACTGGCATTGCGCTTATGTTTTGTTGTACGGACCTAAACGTTTAGAGAAGTGCTAG